From Pseudomonadota bacterium, the proteins below share one genomic window:
- a CDS encoding helix-turn-helix transcriptional regulator has protein sequence MLIINLKGLIEKKSAIERRKITYKVIEQETGIKALTLSRIVTNHNYNISRKDIEKLLIYFNCQPNELMTLIPD, from the coding sequence ATGCTTATTATCAACCTGAAGGGGCTCATAGAGAAAAAAAGTGCTATCGAGAGGAGGAAGATCACCTACAAGGTGATCGAGCAGGAGACAGGGATAAAGGCACTGACCTTGTCACGGATTGTCACAAACCATAACTACAACATATCAAGGAAGGATATCGAGAAGCTGCTTATCTATTTTAACTGCCAGCCGAATGAGCTGATGACGTTGATTCCTGACTAA
- a CDS encoding amidohydrolase family protein encodes MKKTILFALVLVFLVQAVVFGLERDEQINAFRGRIQGMLKQGVLPVIDVEYHHGGKIENERLVAVMDKNGVALIWVGPNERLGSGDSIRLNELYPDRFVPTTVHGDGKLWHSSNRDFLETLEKDVLSGKYFAMGEFEARHYQSSTNSRDIHMPVDSGAFDVVFRLSSQTGIPFLLHHEAEDALLPELERMLTRYPKAKLIWCHVGRNRNPKTWKRFTSTETIRELLKKYPNLYFDLVQSKPGGKYHMTGYLDAIMYDPSRSGGILEPEWKNLFEAFPDRFVIGSDANTGRFNEYDRVMNTFRSIVFKTLRKDVAERIAFKNAWKLMTGKDWEEIQ; translated from the coding sequence ATGAAAAAAACGATATTATTTGCCTTAGTTCTGGTTTTCCTTGTGCAAGCAGTTGTCTTCGGACTCGAAAGAGACGAACAGATAAATGCATTCAGGGGAAGGATCCAGGGCATGCTTAAACAGGGTGTACTGCCTGTTATCGATGTGGAATATCACCATGGAGGCAAGATTGAAAATGAGAGGCTTGTAGCCGTTATGGACAAAAACGGTGTTGCGTTAATATGGGTTGGACCAAACGAGCGCCTTGGCAGTGGAGATTCTATAAGACTTAACGAACTTTATCCCGACAGGTTTGTGCCAACAACAGTGCATGGCGATGGCAAACTCTGGCACAGCAGCAATAGAGATTTTCTCGAAACGCTCGAAAAGGACGTCCTTTCAGGAAAATATTTCGCTATGGGTGAATTTGAGGCAAGGCATTACCAATCGAGCACGAATAGCAGGGATATCCACATGCCTGTTGATTCTGGAGCTTTCGATGTAGTGTTCAGGCTTTCAAGTCAGACCGGTATTCCTTTTCTTCTCCATCACGAGGCAGAGGACGCACTTCTTCCGGAGCTGGAGAGGATGCTTACCAGGTACCCGAAGGCAAAACTCATCTGGTGTCATGTAGGCCGCAACCGGAATCCGAAGACATGGAAAAGGTTCACCAGTACTGAAACAATCCGTGAGCTTTTAAAGAAATACCCGAATCTTTATTTTGACCTTGTCCAGTCAAAGCCGGGTGGCAAGTATCACATGACAGGGTATTTGGATGCCATTATGTATGATCCTTCAAGGTCAGGGGGCATACTTGAGCCGGAATGGAAAAACCTTTTCGAAGCATTCCCTGACAGGTTTGTTATAGGGTCGGATGCAAACACCGGTCGCTTTAATGAGTACGACAGGGTGATGAATACATTTCGTAGCATTGTCTTTAAAACCCTACGGAAGGATGTTGCTGAAAGGATTGCATTTAAAAATGCCTGGAAGCTGATGACAGGAAAAGACTGGGAAGAGATACAATGA